Genomic segment of Geminocystis herdmanii PCC 6308:
AGAAGTTAGAAGTAAGGAGTAAGCAGTAAGGAGTAAGAAGTAACGAGTAATGAGTTAGAAGTAAAAAGATATACTTGTGAAGGTCATAATTTGATGTTATAAAAAAACTATTCCCCATTCCCCACTTCCCATTCCTTACTTCCATCAATATCAAATTATTTCCTTGCTGAGGATATTTTCAATTAAATCAGTAATTCGATCGAACTCCAAAGAATTAACAATATTAGATAATCCCTCTTTTAAGTATTCTTTATCAGCAGGAATTTGTTGAATTAAACTTAAAATTAAATCCTCATTTAATTCAATACTAGCCTGATATAATTCTTCCAACCATTCCTCAGACATAATCGCAAAATCCGATGAAATTAATTCCAGAGATTTTTTCGGAGGAGAATTATCGTTTATATCACTATAAATAAAACGAACTCCTAAATGCTGAGTTAACATAGAAAAAATCGTATCCTGACGGAAAGGTTTCCTCACAAAATCATCACATCCTGCTGATAAAATAATCGCTTTTTCCTCCTCTAAAACACTAGCAGTTACCGCCACAATCGCCGTTGCATTACCTTTCACCGTACTTTTAATTATTTTAGTAGCTTCATAACCATCTAATATCGGCATTCGCATATCCATAAAAATTAAATTTGGTTGCCATTCTTCCCATATTTCTAAGGCTTCCTTCCCATTATTTGCTTCCTTTAAAATAAATTCAAATGGAGTTAATAATTTTACTAATAATTGACGATTAATGTCTTTATCATCAACAATTAATATTTTATATCTAGGTTGATTTTTTTCAATGCCAATTACTTGAGAAACTATATTATGAGAATTTACTTCATCAGAAGAAACTGATTTAGTTTTGATAGTAAAAGAAAAAACACTTCCTTGATTTTCTTCACTAAAAACATCTACTTTTCCCCCCATTAAGTTAACAAACTTTTTCGTTATAGATAATCCTAATCCAGTGCCTTCATTAACTTCTTTTCCTGTTTTAGTTTGAGTAAAAGGTTCAAATAAAGTATCTAATTCTTCGACTTGAATACCTTTTCCTGTATCCCTAACTATAAACAATAATATCAAATTATTTTCATCTTCTTCAATGTTAGATATTTGCAAACATATACCACCTTCTTCTGTAAATTTAATACCATTACTAATTAAGTTTAATAAAATTTGTCTCAGTTTAGGTGCATCAGCTTCAATAAATTGTGGTATATTATCTAATTTTTCGACAATTAATTGTAATCCTTTTTTTTCGCATTTATATTTAAAAATATCTTCAATATCATCTAATAGTTGATAAAGATCAATTTTTTCTACATTTAAACTAATTTTACCTGCTTCAATCTTCGATAAATCCAAAATATTATTAATTAAATTTAATAAATGTTCCCCACTACGATTAATAATATTAATACTATCTTGATGCTCTTGAGGTACATCTTTTGCCCTTAAAATAATTTGAGCAAATCCTAGGATAGCATTAAGAGGAGTACGCAATTCATGACTCATATTCGCTAAAAATTCACTCTTAGCTTGATTCGCTACTTCGGCTTTCTCTTTGGCTTTAGATAATTCATCTGTCCTCGATCGTACTTTCTCCTCTAAGTTTTGTAATAAATCCTGTATTTGTTTCGCCATACGATTAAAAGCCATGGCTAAATTACCTAACTCATCTTTTTGAGTCACAACCACAGGATTATCATAGTTACCTTCTTTGAGACGAGAGACACCTTCATTAAGTTGTAAAATTGGTTGACTGATATAGTCAGTCGTCCATAAACCAATAAAAAAAGAGACAATCAGAGTAAGAAGCCAAATAATTACTGTTATCCTTGTATTTGCTTCAATATCCCCCATTACATCTGCTTCTGGTAATAAAATTACCACTAACCAAGGTTTATTTAAATTACTTTCAAAGGGGAAAATTTGCACAAAATAAGGAATATTATCTAGTTTTACTTGTAAAAATTCAGAGTTTTTAATATTCTTAAAATTACCCAATTTTTGGGTAACTATTTGATAAAGTTCTCTAATTTTGGGTGATTCACTATTAATAATATTTACTCTTTTTGCTTCTTGTTTAAGTTTGTCTGCTTTAGGATTAGTGATAATAAAAGGATGTTCTAAAGAACTAGCTACAATATCTCCTGATGATTCTATAATAAAAATATCTCCAGTTTTACCTATGGATAATTCTTTTAAAAAATTACTAATTAAAGATAGTAATAAATCACTAAATAAAACTCCTTCTAATTGAT
This window contains:
- a CDS encoding hybrid sensor histidine kinase/response regulator, with the translated sequence MISSVGLVGYISFSNSTKAVAKLATELQIEINEKVEQELSYYLSTPLQINQINLDNNSFGMLNYNDFPLMEKYLWKQINNFRAIGFIGYANEQGHLIGVERLDNDNIEFNIMDDSSPLNLRIYGTDNQGKRLEQKTVIPNFINQQRPWYQKAVKEGKATWSDIFIYQGTPRLAISAVVPIYDKNNQLEGVLFSDLLLSLISNFLKELSIGKTGDIFIIESSGDIVASSLEHPFIITNPKADKLKQEAKRVNIINSESPKIRELYQIVTQKLGNFKNIKNSEFLQVKLDNIPYFVQIFPFESNLNKPWLVVILLPEADVMGDIEANTRITVIIWLLTLIVSFFIGLWTTDYISQPILQLNEGVSRLKEGNYDNPVVVTQKDELGNLAMAFNRMAKQIQDLLQNLEEKVRSRTDELSKAKEKAEVANQAKSEFLANMSHELRTPLNAILGFAQIILRAKDVPQEHQDSINIINRSGEHLLNLINNILDLSKIEAGKISLNVEKIDLYQLLDDIEDIFKYKCEKKGLQLIVEKLDNIPQFIEADAPKLRQILLNLISNGIKFTEEGGICLQISNIEEDENNLILLFIVRDTGKGIQVEELDTLFEPFTQTKTGKEVNEGTGLGLSITKKFVNLMGGKVDVFSEENQGSVFSFTIKTKSVSSDEVNSHNIVSQVIGIEKNQPRYKILIVDDKDINRQLLVKLLTPFEFILKEANNGKEALEIWEEWQPNLIFMDMRMPILDGYEATKIIKSTVKGNATAIVAVTASVLEEEKAIILSAGCDDFVRKPFRQDTIFSMLTQHLGVRFIYSDINDNSPPKKSLELISSDFAIMSEEWLEELYQASIELNEDLILSLIQQIPADKEYLKEGLSNIVNSLEFDRITDLIENILSKEII